The following are from one region of the Macaca thibetana thibetana isolate TM-01 chromosome 2, ASM2454274v1, whole genome shotgun sequence genome:
- the FAM107A gene encoding actin-associated protein FAM107A isoform X4: protein MYSEIQRERADIGGLMARPEYREWNPELIKPKKLLNPVKASRSHQELHRELLMNHRRGLGVDSKPELQRVLEHRRRNQLIKKKKEELEAKRLQCPFEQELLRRQQRLNQLEKPPEKEEDHAPEFIKVRENLRRIATLTSEERAL from the exons ATGTACTCAGAGATCCAGAGGGAGCGGGCGGACATCGGGGGCCTGATGGCCCGGCCAGAATACAGAGAGTGGAATCCGGAGCTCATCAAGCCCAAGAAGCTGCTGAACCCCGTGAAGGCCTCTCGGAGTCACCAGGAGCTCCACCGGGAGCTGCTCATGAACCACAGAAG GGGCCTTGGTGTGGACAGCAAGCCAGAGCTGCAGCGCGTCCTGGAGCACCGCCGGCGGAACCAGCTCatcaagaagaagaaggaggagctGGAAGCCAAGCGGCTGCAGTGCCCCTTTGAGCAGGAGCTGTTGAGACGGCAGCAGAGGCTGAACCAG CTGGAAAAACCACCGGAGAAGGAAGAGGATCACGCCCCGGAGTTTATTAAAGTCAGGGAAAACCTGCGGAGAATTGCCACACTGACCAGCGAAGAGAGAGCGCTGTAG
- the FAM107A gene encoding actin-associated protein FAM107A isoform X3, giving the protein MYSEIQRERADIGGLMARPEYREWNPELIKPKKLLNPVKASRSHQELHRELLMNHRRGLGVDSKPELQRVLEHRRRNQLIKKKKEELEAKRLQCPFEQELLRRQQRLNQLEKPPEKEEDHAPEFIKVRENLRRIATLTSEERALV; this is encoded by the exons ATGTACTCAGAGATCCAGAGGGAGCGGGCGGACATCGGGGGCCTGATGGCCCGGCCAGAATACAGAGAGTGGAATCCGGAGCTCATCAAGCCCAAGAAGCTGCTGAACCCCGTGAAGGCCTCTCGGAGTCACCAGGAGCTCCACCGGGAGCTGCTCATGAACCACAGAAG GGGCCTTGGTGTGGACAGCAAGCCAGAGCTGCAGCGCGTCCTGGAGCACCGCCGGCGGAACCAGCTCatcaagaagaagaaggaggagctGGAAGCCAAGCGGCTGCAGTGCCCCTTTGAGCAGGAGCTGTTGAGACGGCAGCAGAGGCTGAACCAG CTGGAAAAACCACCGGAGAAGGAAGAGGATCACGCCCCGGAGTTTATTAAAGTCAGGGAAAACCTGCGGAGAATTGCCACACTGACCAGCGAAGAGAGAGCGCT GGTGTGA